Proteins found in one Venturia canescens isolate UGA chromosome 8, ASM1945775v1, whole genome shotgun sequence genomic segment:
- the LOC122414521 gene encoding serine/threonine-protein kinase par-1-like, whose protein sequence is MRNTAENVVQTPSITADVLESSYEAMETNETASSVGIVTENLNEEVLVEMNDNLVTSNGIETDNYRLGIEATYPENNREMNDQNSSSLEANPTISEDSVASEIPLNTPICLSSEHDSSFVSDAICENPEIPMENMDAVESMCESVIESQNCPEEMINSEAVPQVVRPSDSNQVQEVPNVGSNAQNENGEWSQTVAPKRNDNWDSLFAHTAASKEEGNSSTPVPTTGTAVCPKTVKRAGPYILGPLIGTSPVKSIVQCLARKSNTDKFYTIKILTLKDDNEYETQDDRQGKMLLHAEYSLLSLLQNQDGVVHHHGFFKDCALEEKSLPSGRIYTGKTKRRLCLVLDCLTSHDFNPRNDELLNLQHHVIREKKLSEKESLLIFTDTVRIVACLHNRNVVHRDLKLGNLVLNRKNRKVTITNFCLGKHLASENDLLKDQRGSPAYISPDVLCGKPYLGKPSDMWALGVVLFTMLYGQFPFYDSSPTQLFNKIKAANYHIPNDGRVSDGTTNLIRNLLVLQPSRRLTAVEVLDSLSSIIATFKVPTVIGEEEQVVPDISLIGEENSEKKVENTETNARPKSLSDFYKKVILEVQRQQMLNQQPTPLLSRPRPYGQIPVHRVDAEPRVLTAAELERFKYIIPRDSPRQHVQNSTRRENISLRVRGAPRFRTTTNNQSQQTSRQIAPAIAPLNPQNASIFASAQDNNSGNSSQSHNLFPPNSFLNRISQSSSENRVVAGISSNARVESNPTNNAGIRNTASTSGNSASQNGPSNSSTRNFDFEPILDRLYNRLGFIRPPNSTPTSSVHNDAGRTSQRNSANSIESSRSSENPPVQERASRSGVETNTETSDRREIRNPSQRIRFIDPLGNHPPTDSRNRNDSLRMSLAMQACLLSRAINRNSSETSRSTGALTETNRSVPDLELQSQQNRFKETIVNRLISFGVRMRQTQIDNLEREIRSRLSRLGSSSVTRNNDNRERSSSSSRRQSSLSQNRYSPYLPNLRYLGTNRMAQELPNNGTSRDVNNSALSESVMNVTTAATTYRSPETIVQLSTRSRSDTELLRRPQESLEIDPRPRRSQDISDEPISTLVREAGINNARNEDQTQHTTQNDNLINSPTNSQR, encoded by the exons ATGAGAAATACAGCAGAAAATGTTGTCCAAACACCATCAATTACAGCAGATGTGCTGGAAAGTAGTTACGAGGCAATGGAGACGAATGAGACAGCATCGAGCGTTGGAATTGTaactgaaaatttgaatgaggAAGTGCTAGTTGAAATGAATGACAATTTGGTAACTTCTAATGGGATAGAGACGGATAATTACAGGCTGGGAATAGAAGCAACATATCCCGAAAATAATAGAGAAATGAATGATCAGAACTCAAGTTCGCTAGAAGCAAATCCAACTATTTCCGAGGATTCTGTGGCTTCAGAAATCCCTCTGAACACCCCAATATGTCTGAGCTCCGAGCACGATTCGTCATTTGTAAGTGACGCGATTTGCGAGAATCCTGAAATACCGATGGAAAATATGGATGCAGTTGAAAGTATGTGTGAATCGGTGATAGAAAGTCAAAACTGTCCAGAGGAAATGATAAACAGTGAAGCTGTTCCTCAAGTTGTAAGACCCAGTGACTCTAATCAAGTCCAAGAAGTTCCTAATGTGGGATCCAATGCACAAAACGAAAATGGAGAATGGTCTCAAACAGTTGCACCCAAGCGCAATGACAATTGGGACTCGTTATTTGCCCATACAGCAGCTTCCAAAGAAGAAGGCAACTCATCGACTCCTGTTCCAACAACTGGTACTGCTGTATGCCCAAAAACTGTCAAACGTGCCGGTCCTTACATACTTGGGCCGCTTATTGGAACTTCTCCTGTCAAAAGCATTGTTCAATGTCTCGCTAGAAAATCCAATACCGATAAATTCTACACTATTAAAATTCTGACTCTGAAAGACGACAACGAGTACGAGACACAAGATGATCGACAAGGAAAAATGTTGCTACACGCTGAATATTCGTTGCTAAGTTTACTTCAAAATCAGGATGGTGTCGTGCATCATCACGGATTTTTCAAA GACTGCGCTCTCGAGGAAAAGAGTCTTCCCTCTGGTAGAATTTACACAGGAAAAACTAAGCGTCGTCTCTGTTTGGTACTCGATTGTCTCACTTCCCATGATTTTAATCCACGCAATGACGAACTACTCAATCTTCAACATCACGTTAtcagggaaaaaaaactctcagaAAAAGAGAGTCTTTTGATATTCACTGATACTGTGAGAATCGTTGCGTGTTTACATAACAGGAATGTTGTCCACAGGGATTTGAAGTTAGGGAATTTGGTATTGAATCGAAAAAACAGAAAG GTAACaatcacaaatttttgtttgggCAAACACTTAGCCAGCGAAAATGATCTTCTGAAGGATCAACGTGGTTCGCCCGCGTACATATCGCCAGATGTGCTTTGTGGCAAGCCATATTTAGGAAAACCTTCGGACATGTGGGCTCTGGGCGTTGTATTATTCACCATGTTATATGGCCAATTTCCATTTTACGACAGTAGCCCGACGCAacttttcaacaaaatcaaaGCCGCCAATTATCACATACCaaa tgaTGGTAGAGTAAGCGATGGGACGACGAATCTCATAAGAAATCTTTTGGTCCTGCAACCCAGTCGTCGTTTGACAGCGGTTGAAGTGCTCGATTCGTTATCCTCCATAATTGCGACTTTCAAGGTCCCTACGGTGATTGGCGAGGAGGAGCAAGTAGTTCCGGACATAAGTTTGATTGGGGAAGAAAACAGTGAGAAGAAAGTGGAAAATACCGAGACAAACGCACGACCGAAATCTTTATCCGATTTCTACAAAAAAGTCATATTGGAG gtACAACGACAGCAAATGTTGAATCAGCAGCCAACCCCTTTGTTGTCAAGACCAAGACCATATGGCCAAATTCCAGTTCATCGAGTCGATGCGGAGCCGAGAGTGCTCACAGCTGCAGAATTGGAACGTTTTAAATACATAATACCACGAGATTCGCCGAGACAACACGTTCAAAATTCTACGAGACGCGAAAACATTTCGCTCCGAGTGCGTGGCGCTCCGAGATTTCGAACTACGACGAACAATCAGTCACAGCAAACGTCTAGGCAAATTGCTCCAGCAATCGCACCACTCAATCCTCAAAACGCCTCGATTTTTGCCTCCGCACAGGACAATAATTCTGGAAATTCTTCGCAATCCCACAATTTATTTCCTCCTAATTCTTTCCTTAATCGAATCAGCCAATCTTCTTCCGAGAATCGAGTCGTCGCTGGAATCAGCTCGAACGCGCGCGTCGAATCTAATCCGACAAACAACGCAGGAATTCGTAACACTGCCTCCACTAGCGGAAATTCTGCATCTCAAAATGGACCCTCTAATTCTTCTACtagaaatttcgatttcgaaccAATTCTCGATCGTTTGTACAATCGATTGGGCTTCATCAGACCTCCAAATTCTACTCCCACTAGTTCTGTACATAATGACGCTGGGAGAACGTCACAGAGAAATTCGG ctAATTCGATCGAGTCGTCGCGGTCATCGGAAAATCCTCCTGTCCAGGAGCGTGCATCGCGAAGTGGAGTTGAAACGAACACGGAAACATCGGACCGTCGTGAAATTAGAAATCCATCGCAGCGTATAAGATTCATTGATCCGCTGGGAAATCATCCTCCGACGGATTCCCGAAATCGTAACGATTCCCTGAGAATGTCATTGGCGATGCAAGCGTGTTTATTGTCTCGAGcaataaacagaaattcatcAGAAACGAGCAGAAGCACGGGAGCGTTAACGGAGACGAACCGATCTGTGCCAGACTTGGAGCTGCAGAGCCAGCAGAATCGCTTCAAAGAAACGATCGTCAATCGTTTAATTTCCTTCGGAGTAAGAATGCGACAAACGCAAATCGATAATCTCGAGCGTGAAATTCGCAGTCGTTTATCGCGATTAGGATCATCTTCGGTCACGAGAAACAACGACAATCGAGAacgttcttcttcttcgtcaaGAAGACAATCGTCGCTTTCGCAAAATCGTTATTCTCCTTATTTACCAAATCTCCGTTATTTAGGGACTAACAGAATGGCTCAGGAGCTCCCTAATAATGGGACTTCCAGAGATGTAAATAACTCTGCACTCTCGGAATCCGTCATGAACGTCACTACCGCCGCAACGACCTATAGATCGCCAGAAACTATCGTTCAATTATCCACACGAAGTCGCAGTGATACCGAGCTGCTGCGGAGACCCCAAGAATCATTGGAAATCGATCCTCGTCCACGAAGGTCTCAAGATATCTCCGACGAACCCATCTCGACTCTTGTCAGAGAAGCTGGCATCAATAATGCCAGAAACGAAGATCAAACACAGCACACAACGCAAAATGATAACTTGATAAATTCTCCTacaaattctcaaagataA